In a single window of the Zea mays cultivar B73 chromosome 5, Zm-B73-REFERENCE-NAM-5.0, whole genome shotgun sequence genome:
- the LOC100192656 gene encoding uncharacterized protein isoform X1, producing MGKGQCKAAGGSKTYVLKLDMHCQCNGCVKKMKDAVKEMMSLSQGMYVLLSCTVYYYYYTPAVWLAGCVIESGGTGVERADVSAEAEAGEVRVEVTGGIDMDPAKLCCLLQEATKKKRVRIAEEASVPSPGRQTTLSGQGQRLLVAGGEMARAPSLQPSRSRAPRRRRRQRRRRRHGARRRRLRSVAGTAGRRLSARSVCGLHRTSPGRWPCCTTTTYEPRLMLCIKRSSPRPLSLPLSLSLPLSLSLSLSS from the exons ATGGGAAAG GGACAATGCAAGGCTGCTGGTGGCTCAAAGACGTACGTTCTGAAGCTGGACATGCACTGCCAATGCAATGGCTGTGTCAAGAAGATGAAGGACGCGGTGAAGGAGATGATGAGCCTCTCGCAAGGTATGTATGTGCTTTTGTCGTGTACtgtgtactactactactacacgccTGCTGTCTGGCTGGCTGGCTGCGTCATTGAAAGTGGAGGTACAGGGGTGGAGAGAGCTGATGTTTCAGCAGAGGCAGAGGCGGGAGAGGTGAGGGTGGAAGTGACGGGCGGAATTGACATGGACCCAGCGAAGCTCTGCTGCCTGCTGCAAGAGGCGACGAAGAAGAAGCGTGTGAGGATAGCCGAAGAAGCGAGCGTCCCATCGCCTGGGCGGCAAACCACTCTGTCTGGTCAGGGTCAG AGGCTGCTGGTGGCTGGCGGCGAGATGGCGCGGGCACCTTCCCTACAACCGTCCCGATCCCGAGCGccccgccggcgccggcgccagaggaggaggcggaggcATGGAGCGAGACGACGGCGCCTTCGGAGCGTTGCCGGTACCGCTGGGCGGCGCCTGTCAGCACGTTCGGTGTGTGGGCTGCATCGGACATCACCGGGACGTTGGCCATGTTGTACCACCACCACCTATGAACCCCGCCTCATGCTGTGTATAAAACGAAGCAGtccgcgccctctctctctccctctctctctctccctccctctctccctctctctctctctgtcgagTTAG
- the LOC100192656 gene encoding uncharacterized protein isoform X3 encodes MGKGQCKAAGGSKTYVLKLDMHCQCNGCVKKMKDAVKEMMSLSQGVERADVSAEAEAGEVRVEVTGGIDMDPAKLCCLLQEATKKKRVRIAEEASVPSPGRQTTLSGQGQAEAAGGWRRDGAGTFPTTVPIPSAPPAPAPEEEAEAWSETTAPSERCRYRWAAPVSTFGVWAASDITGTLAMLYHHHL; translated from the exons ATGGGAAAG GGACAATGCAAGGCTGCTGGTGGCTCAAAGACGTACGTTCTGAAGCTGGACATGCACTGCCAATGCAATGGCTGTGTCAAGAAGATGAAGGACGCGGTGAAGGAGATGATGAGCCTCTCGCAAG GGGTGGAGAGAGCTGATGTTTCAGCAGAGGCAGAGGCGGGAGAGGTGAGGGTGGAAGTGACGGGCGGAATTGACATGGACCCAGCGAAGCTCTGCTGCCTGCTGCAAGAGGCGACGAAGAAGAAGCGTGTGAGGATAGCCGAAGAAGCGAGCGTCCCATCGCCTGGGCGGCAAACCACTCTGTCTGGTCAGGGTCAG GCAGAGGCTGCTGGTGGCTGGCGGCGAGATGGCGCGGGCACCTTCCCTACAACCGTCCCGATCCCGAGCGccccgccggcgccggcgccagaggaggaggcggaggcATGGAGCGAGACGACGGCGCCTTCGGAGCGTTGCCGGTACCGCTGGGCGGCGCCTGTCAGCACGTTCGGTGTGTGGGCTGCATCGGACATCACCGGGACGTTGGCCATGTTGTACCACCACCACCTATGA
- the LOC100275511 gene encoding uncharacterized protein LOC100275511, producing MGKKSGRSGADAPKATAFVLKVAMHCRCDGCVPKIRAAVNKLTLRCEGIQSLDQSALDTKGELALVATADPERLRRRLREATGKSVDIVFPKPAAANGGSSGREEANAAVQAQAQAQAQALLLAAGLQQQQQHGRPWYALQQGGYGPPPEPYVASYPATAWGAYPHNGLDDAYGGGWFGY from the coding sequence ATGGGCAAGAAGAGCGGCCGCAGCGGCGCCGACGCGCCCAAGGCGACGGCGTTCGTGCTGAAGGTGGCGATGCACTGCCGCTGCGACGGCTGCGTCCCCAAGATCCGCGCCGCGGTCAACAAACTGACGCTCCGGTGCGAGGGCATCCAGTCGCTGGACCAGTCGGCGCTGGACACCAAGGGCGAACTGGCGCTGGTGGCCACGGCGGACCCGGAGAGGCTGCGCCGCCGCCTGCGCGAGGCCACGGGGAAGAGCGTCGACATCGTCTTCCCCAAGCCCGCAGCGGCCAACGGCGGCAGCAGCGGCAGGGAGGAGGCGAACGCCGCCGTCCAGGCTCAGGCTCAGGCCCAGGCCCAGGCGCTGCTGCTCGCCGCCGGtctgcaacagcagcagcagcacggcCGTCCCTGGTACGCGCTCCAGCAGGGTGGGTACGGCCCGCCGCCAGAGCCGTACGTGGCTTCCTACCCCGCCACCGCGTGGGGCGCGTACCCACACAACGGCCTCGATGACGCCTACGGCGGCGGATGGTTCGGGTACTGA
- the LOC100192656 gene encoding uncharacterized protein isoform X2, translated as MGKGQCKAAGGSKTYVLKLDMHCQCNGCVKKMKDAVKEMMSLSQGVERADVSAEAEAGEVRVEVTGGIDMDPAKLCCLLQEATKKKRVRIAEEASVPSPGRQTTLSGQGQRLLVAGGEMARAPSLQPSRSRAPRRRRRQRRRRRHGARRRRLRSVAGTAGRRLSARSVCGLHRTSPGRWPCCTTTTYEPRLMLCIKRSSPRPLSLPLSLSLPLSLSLSLSS; from the exons ATGGGAAAG GGACAATGCAAGGCTGCTGGTGGCTCAAAGACGTACGTTCTGAAGCTGGACATGCACTGCCAATGCAATGGCTGTGTCAAGAAGATGAAGGACGCGGTGAAGGAGATGATGAGCCTCTCGCAAG GGGTGGAGAGAGCTGATGTTTCAGCAGAGGCAGAGGCGGGAGAGGTGAGGGTGGAAGTGACGGGCGGAATTGACATGGACCCAGCGAAGCTCTGCTGCCTGCTGCAAGAGGCGACGAAGAAGAAGCGTGTGAGGATAGCCGAAGAAGCGAGCGTCCCATCGCCTGGGCGGCAAACCACTCTGTCTGGTCAGGGTCAG AGGCTGCTGGTGGCTGGCGGCGAGATGGCGCGGGCACCTTCCCTACAACCGTCCCGATCCCGAGCGccccgccggcgccggcgccagaggaggaggcggaggcATGGAGCGAGACGACGGCGCCTTCGGAGCGTTGCCGGTACCGCTGGGCGGCGCCTGTCAGCACGTTCGGTGTGTGGGCTGCATCGGACATCACCGGGACGTTGGCCATGTTGTACCACCACCACCTATGAACCCCGCCTCATGCTGTGTATAAAACGAAGCAGtccgcgccctctctctctccctctctctctctccctccctctctccctctctctctctctgtcgagTTAG
- the LOC100192656 gene encoding uncharacterized protein LOC100192656, giving the protein MGKGQCKAAGGSKTYVLKLDMHCQCNGCVKKMKDAVKEMMSLSQGMYVLLSCTVYYYYYTPAVWLAGCVIESGGTGVERADVSAEAEAGEVRVEVTGGIDMDPAKLCCLLQEATKKKRVRIAEEASVPSPGRQTTLSGQGQAEAAGGWRRDGAGTFPTTVPIPSAPPAPAPEEEAEAWSETTAPSERCRYRWAAPVSTFGVWAASDITGTLAMLYHHHL; this is encoded by the exons ATGGGAAAG GGACAATGCAAGGCTGCTGGTGGCTCAAAGACGTACGTTCTGAAGCTGGACATGCACTGCCAATGCAATGGCTGTGTCAAGAAGATGAAGGACGCGGTGAAGGAGATGATGAGCCTCTCGCAAGGTATGTATGTGCTTTTGTCGTGTACtgtgtactactactactacacgccTGCTGTCTGGCTGGCTGGCTGCGTCATTGAAAGTGGAGGTACAGGGGTGGAGAGAGCTGATGTTTCAGCAGAGGCAGAGGCGGGAGAGGTGAGGGTGGAAGTGACGGGCGGAATTGACATGGACCCAGCGAAGCTCTGCTGCCTGCTGCAAGAGGCGACGAAGAAGAAGCGTGTGAGGATAGCCGAAGAAGCGAGCGTCCCATCGCCTGGGCGGCAAACCACTCTGTCTGGTCAGGGTCAG GCAGAGGCTGCTGGTGGCTGGCGGCGAGATGGCGCGGGCACCTTCCCTACAACCGTCCCGATCCCGAGCGccccgccggcgccggcgccagaggaggaggcggaggcATGGAGCGAGACGACGGCGCCTTCGGAGCGTTGCCGGTACCGCTGGGCGGCGCCTGTCAGCACGTTCGGTGTGTGGGCTGCATCGGACATCACCGGGACGTTGGCCATGTTGTACCACCACCACCTATGA